In Persephonella sp. IF05-L8, the following are encoded in one genomic region:
- a CDS encoding putative nucleotidyltransferase substrate binding domain-containing protein codes for MSLDIKEFLKNHEPFSLLPEFQIEYIVQNSSLDYVPKDEILIKSGQIPSYLYIILKGGFALKKDGNIVEFLEKGDFIGDTSLIFNQENQFTVQAVEDSILLLIPADIFKDIINKHPEFKEFFTKTTINKLAEGYKKIQGSIDDSSLLPIKDFPLKEAFFCKKDEDIVEVARKMSNKNLSFCLVGNPADLQGIITDKDLKDRVIAKGKEPKTITAEDIKTFPVETIESDKFLFEAILKMINKNIKRLPVLEDGKVIGVIQDRDIFIFQSKNILHFIKQIEVEKDIKVLREIYVNVQETIKNLFKTGKDIEILQKYTAELNDRFMQKAIQLTLEEFKTETEFSFIVLGSEGRKEQTLNTDIDNGIIYTDEFKHEIILKIGKSIIDKLLKIGFPECPGKVMASNPLWVKSVNNWKNTIDNWIFRPTSSSIMYLSIFMDLRTIYGKENLSKILKKHIFNMVENNKNFLVVMALKTLEFEPPIGFFRNFIVEKTGEHKNELDIKKGGIFPIVQGTRVLALENKIEDTGTIDRIRQLRNKIGVNLADELIESFKFLQTLRLKFQLEKLSEGRKPDNYINPEKLSKFEKDLLKDAFKVVKKFQEMIGVHYRIRV; via the coding sequence ATGAGTCTGGATATCAAAGAATTTCTAAAAAATCATGAACCATTTTCATTACTGCCAGAATTCCAGATTGAATATATAGTTCAGAATTCATCCCTGGATTATGTGCCCAAAGATGAAATTCTAATAAAATCAGGACAAATTCCTTCTTATCTTTACATAATATTAAAGGGGGGTTTTGCTTTAAAAAAAGATGGAAATATAGTTGAGTTTTTAGAAAAAGGAGATTTTATAGGAGATACATCCTTAATATTTAATCAGGAAAATCAGTTTACTGTTCAGGCTGTTGAGGACAGTATTCTATTATTGATACCGGCTGATATATTTAAAGATATTATTAATAAACATCCAGAATTTAAGGAATTTTTTACTAAAACTACCATTAACAAACTGGCAGAAGGCTATAAAAAGATACAGGGTTCTATTGATGATTCATCCTTGCTTCCGATAAAAGATTTTCCTTTAAAAGAAGCTTTTTTCTGTAAAAAAGATGAAGATATTGTTGAAGTTGCAAGAAAAATGAGCAACAAAAATTTATCTTTCTGTCTTGTTGGAAATCCAGCCGATCTTCAGGGAATAATAACAGATAAAGATTTAAAAGACAGGGTTATTGCAAAAGGAAAAGAACCTAAAACCATTACTGCAGAAGATATAAAAACCTTTCCTGTTGAAACAATAGAAAGTGATAAATTTCTATTTGAAGCAATTTTAAAAATGATTAACAAAAATATAAAAAGACTGCCTGTTTTAGAAGACGGTAAGGTAATTGGAGTTATTCAGGACAGGGATATTTTTATATTTCAATCCAAGAATATACTCCATTTCATAAAACAGATAGAGGTTGAAAAAGATATTAAAGTTTTACGGGAAATCTATGTAAATGTTCAGGAAACAATAAAAAATCTATTTAAAACAGGAAAAGATATAGAAATACTCCAGAAATATACTGCAGAATTAAATGACAGATTTATGCAAAAAGCCATACAACTTACTCTGGAAGAATTCAAAACAGAAACAGAATTTTCATTTATTGTTTTAGGAAGCGAGGGAAGAAAAGAACAAACATTAAACACAGATATTGACAATGGAATTATCTATACAGATGAATTCAAACATGAAATCATATTAAAAATAGGAAAATCTATTATTGATAAACTACTTAAAATAGGATTTCCTGAATGTCCAGGAAAAGTAATGGCTTCAAATCCTCTGTGGGTAAAATCAGTAAATAATTGGAAAAATACCATAGATAATTGGATTTTTAGACCTACTTCCTCCAGTATTATGTATCTAAGTATTTTCATGGATTTAAGAACAATATACGGCAAAGAAAACTTATCAAAAATACTAAAAAAGCACATATTTAACATGGTAGAAAATAATAAAAACTTTCTTGTTGTAATGGCATTAAAGACACTTGAATTTGAGCCACCTATAGGATTTTTCAGGAATTTTATTGTAGAGAAAACCGGTGAACATAAAAACGAGTTAGATATAAAGAAAGGAGGTATATTCCCAATTGTTCAGGGAACAAGGGTTCTGGCTTTAGAAAATAAAATTGAAGATACAGGAACAATTGATAGAATAAGGCAGTTACGAAACAAAATAGGTGTTAATCTTGCTGATGAACTTATTGAAAGCTTTAAATTCTTACAAACTTTAAGATTAAAATTCCAGCTTGAAAAGCTCTCAGAAGGAAGAAAACCGGATAACTACATAAATCCTGAAAAACTTTCAAAATTTGAAAAAGACCTGTTAAAAGATGCTTTTAAAGTGGTAAAAAAATTTCAGGAAATGATAGGAGTTCACTACAGGATAAGAGTATGA
- the speD gene encoding adenosylmethionine decarboxylase, whose amino-acid sequence MIGFGPHLMVDGYEANYETLASVEAITEFLDNLPKEIGMTKIMPPYVFKYDGGDKPEDWGVSGFVIIAESHISIHTFPEKQYFSIDIFSCKEFDMDKAVEIIKEYFGTDKLEIRTTNRGTEFPRDIGIAASITGAQRNRLI is encoded by the coding sequence TTGATAGGATTTGGACCTCATTTAATGGTTGATGGCTATGAGGCCAACTATGAGACACTTGCAAGTGTAGAAGCAATTACAGAGTTTCTGGATAACCTTCCTAAAGAGATAGGGATGACGAAAATAATGCCACCTTACGTATTCAAATATGACGGTGGAGATAAACCTGAGGATTGGGGCGTTTCTGGTTTTGTAATCATTGCAGAAAGTCATATCAGTATTCATACTTTCCCTGAAAAACAATACTTTTCTATTGATATTTTCTCCTGCAAAGAATTTGATATGGATAAAGCTGTTGAAATAATAAAAGAATACTTCGGAACAGACAAACTGGAAATCAGAACAACCAATAGAGGAACAGAGTTTCCAAGGGATATTGGAATTGCTGCTTCAATAACAGGAGCACAAAGAAACAGACTTATATAA
- a CDS encoding L-threonylcarbamoyladenylate synthase, whose amino-acid sequence MSKISKNFSEAVKIIKSGGVVVAPTDTLYGILANALDEKAVNKVYKIKGRNLKKPFIILIPSVDYLALFGIKPSLKEKKLLESKGITVVIDLPEDILDKFEYLHRGQKSLAFRIPDNEELLNFLKKLKLPVIAPSANPEGEKPASDIQEAIRYFGNKVDIYMDKGKQEGKPSTIIKVKNGLEILREGSKNIEEIKEILKGH is encoded by the coding sequence ATGAGTAAAATATCAAAAAACTTTTCTGAAGCTGTAAAAATAATTAAATCAGGGGGAGTTGTTGTTGCTCCCACTGACACCCTTTATGGTATTTTGGCAAATGCACTGGACGAAAAAGCTGTTAACAAAGTGTATAAGATTAAGGGTAGAAATCTAAAAAAACCATTTATTATTCTTATACCTTCAGTTGATTATCTTGCTCTATTTGGAATAAAACCTTCCCTTAAAGAAAAAAAATTACTGGAGAGTAAAGGAATAACAGTAGTTATAGATTTACCTGAAGATATACTGGATAAATTTGAGTATCTTCACAGGGGACAAAAAAGTCTGGCATTTAGAATTCCTGATAATGAAGAACTACTTAACTTCCTTAAAAAATTGAAATTACCTGTTATAGCCCCAAGTGCAAATCCAGAGGGAGAAAAACCTGCGTCAGATATTCAGGAGGCCATTAGGTATTTTGGGAATAAAGTTGATATATATATGGATAAAGGCAAACAGGAAGGAAAACCATCAACAATTATAAAAGTGAAAAATGGATTAGAGATATTAAGGGAAGGCTCAAAAAATATTGAAGAAATAAAAGAAATTTTAAAGGGGCACTAA
- the panB gene encoding 3-methyl-2-oxobutanoate hydroxymethyltransferase: MKSINEFIEAKKNGKKITMISTYEYWSAKICEEAGVDCILVGDSLGMVIQGLDTTLPVTLEDMIYHAKAVRRGAPDTFIVVDMPFLTYQVSQEEAVKNAGRIMKETGANAVKVEGGEEIAPLVEKLVSIGIPVMGHLGLTPQSVHALGGYKVQGRTEEQAKKIIADAKVLEQAGVFSIVLEAVPEKLAKEITEFVEVPTIGIGAGKYTDGQVLVFHDMMGFFDRTPKFVKKYLNGKELFINSLKQFISEVENQQFPSKEHTYE; encoded by the coding sequence ATGAAAAGCATAAATGAGTTTATAGAGGCAAAGAAAAACGGCAAAAAAATAACAATGATTTCAACTTATGAATACTGGTCTGCAAAAATATGTGAAGAAGCAGGAGTGGATTGTATTCTGGTAGGTGATTCTCTTGGCATGGTCATTCAGGGGCTTGATACTACTTTACCAGTAACCCTTGAAGATATGATATACCATGCAAAAGCAGTAAGAAGAGGAGCACCTGATACTTTTATTGTGGTTGATATGCCATTTTTAACATATCAGGTCAGTCAAGAGGAAGCTGTGAAAAATGCAGGTAGAATAATGAAAGAAACAGGGGCAAATGCTGTCAAGGTTGAAGGTGGGGAGGAAATAGCACCTCTGGTGGAAAAACTTGTTTCAATTGGTATTCCTGTTATGGGACATCTTGGGCTTACTCCCCAATCTGTTCATGCCCTTGGAGGTTATAAAGTTCAGGGAAGGACAGAAGAACAAGCAAAAAAAATAATTGCAGATGCCAAAGTTTTAGAACAGGCTGGAGTGTTTTCTATAGTTCTTGAGGCGGTTCCAGAAAAACTGGCAAAGGAAATCACAGAATTTGTAGAAGTTCCAACAATCGGAATAGGAGCAGGAAAATATACAGACGGACAGGTTCTTGTTTTCCATGACATGATGGGATTTTTTGATAGAACACCCAAATTTGTTAAAAAATATCTAAATGGAAAAGAGCTGTTTATAAATAGTCTTAAACAGTTTATTTCAGAAGTAGAAAATCAGCAGTTCCCATCCAAAGAACATACCTATGAGTAA
- a CDS encoding 3'-5' exonuclease gives MNFLKKILFLKYKNNPYFHRFYTPIQNKPLEELTFCSFDLETTGLDMKKDEIISIGAIKIKNLKIDIGSKFYKVVKPSKIIKKESILIHGITMSDIEKAPPPEKVIPQFLEYIKGSILIGYFINFDISILSRYSQQLFGLPVLNPYIDIRDIYLSKLQKEYIPVEKRKEKTLEELAQEYKIPVEKRHDAFYDSLITALIFIAMVKKDKPTVEKIVKKVT, from the coding sequence ATGAATTTTTTAAAAAAAATTCTTTTCCTTAAATATAAAAATAACCCTTATTTCCACAGATTTTATACCCCTATACAGAATAAACCGTTAGAAGAATTGACTTTTTGTTCTTTTGATTTAGAAACAACCGGTCTGGACATGAAAAAAGACGAAATTATATCCATTGGTGCAATCAAAATAAAAAATCTAAAAATAGATATAGGTTCAAAATTCTACAAAGTGGTAAAACCTTCTAAAATTATAAAAAAAGAGAGTATTCTTATTCATGGAATAACCATGTCTGATATTGAGAAAGCTCCTCCTCCAGAAAAAGTTATCCCCCAATTTCTGGAATATATAAAAGGGAGTATACTCATCGGGTATTTCATAAACTTTGATATATCAATACTTTCCAGATACTCTCAACAACTATTTGGCCTTCCTGTTTTAAATCCATACATTGATATTAGGGATATTTATCTTTCTAAACTGCAAAAGGAATATATTCCTGTAGAAAAAAGAAAGGAAAAAACGTTAGAAGAACTGGCTCAAGAATATAAAATTCCTGTTGAAAAAAGACATGATGCTTTTTATGACAGCCTTATTACAGCACTTATATTTATAGCAATGGTAAAAAAAGACAAACCTACCGTGGAAAAGATAGTAAAAAAAGTAACTTAG
- a CDS encoding glutamate-5-semialdehyde dehydrogenase, whose translation MSLEIYAENIAQKAKKSQKFLMQINTDIKNKALLRAAELLLEKKDILQKENQKDLEKAEKKGYSKALLDRLTLNEKRINGMIDVLKEVASLPDPVGQIISMWTRPNGLKVGRMRVPLGTIMIIYEARPNVTIEAAALCMKSSNAVILKGGSETINSNRVLVDILKQAARETGFPEEAIQFVDTTDREVVNHLLELDQYIDVVIPRGGESLIRAVAEKAKMPVIKHYKGVCNLYIDNEADMDKALNIAYNAKVQRPSVCNAIENLIVHKEIAEKFLPEIAYYYGKAGVEMRCDEASLSILKDHPKAKDTEIVPATEEDYYEEFLDLIIAVKVVNNLDEAIDFIHKYGSNHSEAIVTENYTKGMRFINEVDSSAVYINASTRFTDGYEFGLGAEMGISTDKIHARGPMGLEELTIPKFVIFGNGQIRDNFGIPKEEEKIEINREACDLR comes from the coding sequence ATGAGCCTTGAGATATATGCGGAAAATATTGCTCAGAAAGCAAAAAAATCCCAGAAATTTCTGATGCAGATAAATACAGATATAAAAAATAAAGCTCTTTTAAGAGCTGCAGAACTCCTTCTTGAAAAAAAAGACATACTCCAGAAAGAAAACCAGAAAGACCTTGAAAAAGCTGAAAAGAAAGGTTATTCCAAGGCACTACTTGATAGGCTAACTCTCAATGAAAAAAGAATTAATGGAATGATAGATGTTTTAAAAGAAGTAGCTTCCTTACCTGACCCTGTGGGTCAAATTATATCCATGTGGACAAGACCTAATGGCCTTAAAGTTGGTAGAATGAGGGTTCCCCTTGGAACAATAATGATAATATACGAAGCAAGGCCAAACGTTACTATTGAAGCAGCAGCACTATGTATGAAATCTTCCAATGCAGTTATACTAAAAGGTGGTAGCGAAACTATAAATTCCAACAGGGTTCTGGTTGATATCCTGAAACAGGCAGCAAGGGAAACAGGTTTTCCAGAAGAAGCTATCCAGTTTGTTGATACAACAGATAGGGAAGTTGTAAATCATCTTCTTGAACTTGACCAGTATATAGATGTTGTTATTCCAAGGGGTGGAGAAAGTCTTATAAGAGCAGTGGCAGAAAAGGCAAAAATGCCTGTTATCAAGCATTACAAAGGTGTATGTAATCTGTATATAGATAATGAAGCGGATATGGATAAAGCCCTTAATATAGCCTATAATGCAAAAGTTCAAAGACCATCAGTATGTAATGCAATAGAAAATTTAATTGTCCACAAGGAGATAGCAGAAAAATTCCTTCCAGAGATTGCCTATTACTATGGAAAAGCCGGTGTGGAAATGAGATGTGATGAGGCTTCTCTATCTATCTTAAAAGACCATCCAAAAGCAAAAGATACAGAAATAGTGCCAGCCACAGAAGAAGATTACTATGAAGAATTTTTAGACCTTATAATTGCTGTAAAAGTGGTTAACAACCTTGATGAAGCTATTGATTTCATACACAAATACGGGTCAAATCATTCAGAAGCCATAGTTACAGAAAATTACACTAAAGGTATGAGATTTATAAACGAGGTAGACAGTTCGGCAGTTTATATAAATGCCTCAACCAGATTTACAGACGGTTATGAGTTTGGTCTGGGAGCAGAAATGGGAATTTCCACAGACAAAATTCATGCAAGGGGTCCAATGGGTCTTGAAGAGCTTACTATTCCTAAATTTGTGATATTTGGAAATGGGCAGATACGGGATAACTTTGGTATTCCAAAAGAAGAGGAAAAAATAGAAATAAACAGGGAAGCCTGTGATTTAAGGTGA
- a CDS encoding HDOD domain-containing protein, translating into MKEIYLGRQPILDKNLNIFGYELFFRDKETNYAVIKDSIEATARVIMNIMSYMDFKDIISNKRGFINVTPEFIEGDLIELLPENKIVLEIGKIKRINKFIIDSIKNVKKKGYEVALDDIKMSDFLTPLFEIVDYVKLNIKEYSDIELKEAVEFLKKYPIKLIAVKVETEKDFLLAKELGFEYFQGFFFERPSLIKNKQISSYKIALMKLLKMAILEQDISEIEEFIKGYPDLAYKLLRFINSPFFYLRHKIHSIKQALSILGYSNIQKWVILQLYASEGGDIKFNPLLERAVIRGKMMEILVSRISSDIAFIDKAYITGMLSLIHVVLNKPMEEIVEELYIENDIKHALTKHEGILGYLLKAIENIEKDNLNEAIEYFHRTGLAMEDLLSAELEAITYYENFMENQ; encoded by the coding sequence ATGAAAGAGATATATCTGGGAAGGCAACCTATATTAGATAAGAACTTAAATATCTTTGGCTATGAACTATTCTTCCGTGACAAAGAAACCAACTATGCAGTCATAAAGGACAGTATTGAAGCCACGGCCCGTGTAATTATGAACATTATGTCTTATATGGATTTTAAAGATATCATTAGCAATAAAAGAGGTTTTATCAATGTAACCCCCGAGTTTATAGAAGGAGATTTAATAGAACTTCTTCCAGAAAATAAAATAGTTCTTGAGATAGGAAAAATAAAGAGGATAAATAAATTCATTATAGATAGTATCAAAAATGTAAAAAAGAAAGGTTATGAGGTGGCTCTGGATGATATAAAAATGTCAGATTTTCTAACACCTCTTTTTGAAATAGTAGATTATGTAAAGCTAAATATCAAAGAGTACTCAGATATAGAACTTAAAGAGGCTGTGGAATTTCTGAAAAAATATCCTATAAAACTAATAGCTGTAAAAGTTGAGACAGAAAAGGATTTCCTACTTGCAAAAGAGCTGGGATTTGAGTATTTTCAGGGATTTTTCTTTGAAAGACCATCTCTGATTAAAAACAAACAGATATCTTCTTATAAAATAGCTTTAATGAAACTTCTTAAAATGGCTATTTTAGAACAGGATATATCTGAGATTGAGGAATTTATAAAAGGATATCCAGACCTTGCCTATAAACTTCTCAGGTTTATCAACTCGCCTTTCTTTTATTTGAGACACAAAATACACTCAATAAAACAGGCTTTATCTATACTTGGATATTCCAATATTCAAAAATGGGTTATCTTACAGCTATATGCATCAGAAGGGGGAGATATAAAGTTCAATCCCCTACTTGAAAGAGCTGTAATCCGTGGCAAAATGATGGAAATCCTTGTGTCCAGAATAAGCTCAGATATTGCATTTATAGATAAAGCATATATAACAGGGATGCTATCTTTAATTCATGTTGTTTTAAATAAACCTATGGAAGAAATAGTAGAGGAACTTTATATAGAAAATGATATAAAACATGCTTTAACTAAGCACGAAGGAATTCTTGGATACTTGCTAAAAGCTATAGAAAATATAGAGAAGGACAACTTAAATGAAGCAATAGAGTATTTCCATAGAACAGGTCTTGCGATGGAAGACCTTCTTTCTGCAGAGCTTGAGGCCATAACATATTACGAAAACTTTATGGAAAATCAATAA
- the nth gene encoding endonuclease III has protein sequence MDSKTFIKVLDILEKEFPKWNAPVVSLMAKREHRTPFQILISTIISLRTKDEVTAEASERLFKLADNPYDMLKLSEEEIAKAIYPAGFYRNKAKTIKKISRILVEKYNGQVPDSLEELLKLPGVGRKTANLVLALSFNKPAICVDVHVHRITNRLGFVKTKTPEETEQELMKKVPREYWNKINDLLVAFGQTICKPVSPFCSKCPVSQYCEKVGVDRHR, from the coding sequence ATGGACAGCAAAACCTTTATAAAAGTGCTTGATATACTGGAAAAGGAATTCCCAAAATGGAATGCTCCTGTCGTATCTCTAATGGCTAAAAGGGAGCACAGAACACCCTTCCAGATTTTAATCTCAACAATAATAAGTCTTAGAACAAAAGATGAAGTAACAGCTGAAGCTTCAGAAAGATTGTTCAAACTGGCAGATAACCCTTATGATATGCTCAAGCTATCAGAGGAAGAAATCGCTAAAGCAATATATCCGGCAGGGTTTTATAGGAATAAGGCAAAAACAATTAAAAAAATATCCCGTATCCTTGTTGAAAAATATAACGGTCAGGTGCCTGACAGCCTTGAAGAACTCCTTAAGCTTCCCGGGGTTGGTAGAAAAACGGCAAATCTGGTGCTTGCTCTATCATTTAATAAACCTGCAATATGTGTTGATGTCCATGTTCACCGGATTACAAACAGATTGGGCTTTGTAAAAACAAAGACCCCTGAGGAAACAGAGCAGGAGCTTATGAAAAAAGTTCCCAGAGAGTACTGGAATAAAATAAATGACCTGCTTGTTGCCTTTGGTCAGACTATATGCAAACCAGTATCCCCTTTTTGCTCTAAATGCCCTGTTTCCCAGTATTGCGAAAAAGTAGGTGTAGATAGACACAGATAA
- a CDS encoding APC family permease, with protein MNKGSQKLGLWEAVSMAVGTMIGAGIFSILGVGAQICHNNLYIAFAIAAAVSFSVAYSYAKLGSVYVSNAGPIEFILRGIGDNSITGTLSILMWFSYVISISLFAKAFAGYFLALVHLPLTPLLIGIVEVLIVSFFTVLNFFGSKAVGKAEFWIVLIKLSILLSFVVLGIWSIKPEFLKPLLSSKDIINTFSAAAVLFLTYMGFGLITNASENIENPKETVPKAIYLSIIIVAFVYISVAITALGNLGVEGLIKAKEYALAEAAKPFLGEIGFTLVAIGALFSTSSAINATLYGGANVAYVLAKKGHLPEIFERKVWFQEPEGLYITAVLSVLFALFFDLNGISSLISFVFLIIYLFVIFSHYRLLGEVEGKKIWVIFNFIVIFSVFLVLVMYQWKTQKESFYTSFGVLIFSFLFEYFYRQITRRKFIKRTGFKVITSNH; from the coding sequence ATGAATAAAGGCAGTCAGAAACTTGGTCTATGGGAAGCCGTTTCTATGGCAGTAGGCACCATGATAGGTGCTGGTATATTTTCTATTTTAGGGGTTGGTGCTCAGATATGTCATAATAATCTTTATATTGCTTTTGCTATTGCAGCTGCCGTGTCCTTTTCGGTTGCTTATTCTTATGCAAAATTAGGCTCTGTTTATGTATCCAATGCGGGTCCAATAGAGTTTATTCTTCGTGGTATAGGAGATAATTCCATTACGGGAACTTTAAGTATTCTTATGTGGTTCAGTTATGTTATTTCTATATCCCTTTTTGCTAAAGCATTTGCAGGCTATTTCCTTGCCCTTGTACATCTTCCATTAACTCCTCTACTAATTGGTATTGTTGAGGTTCTAATTGTTTCTTTCTTTACTGTGCTAAATTTCTTTGGTTCAAAAGCTGTTGGGAAAGCTGAATTCTGGATTGTTTTAATAAAACTTTCAATTCTGCTTTCATTTGTTGTTCTTGGAATATGGAGTATAAAACCAGAATTTTTGAAACCGTTACTTAGTTCTAAGGACATTATTAATACCTTTTCTGCTGCGGCTGTTTTGTTCCTGACATATATGGGGTTTGGGCTTATAACAAATGCATCTGAAAATATTGAAAACCCTAAGGAAACAGTTCCAAAAGCTATATATCTGAGTATAATCATTGTTGCTTTTGTTTATATTTCTGTTGCGATTACTGCTCTGGGCAACTTAGGTGTAGAAGGTTTAATCAAAGCTAAAGAGTATGCACTTGCAGAAGCAGCAAAACCGTTCTTGGGAGAGATAGGATTTACACTTGTGGCGATAGGAGCTCTTTTCTCAACTTCTTCTGCAATTAACGCCACGTTGTATGGTGGAGCAAATGTTGCCTATGTTCTTGCCAAAAAAGGACATCTTCCTGAGATATTTGAGAGAAAAGTTTGGTTTCAAGAACCAGAAGGACTATATATAACTGCAGTTTTAAGTGTTTTATTTGCTCTATTTTTTGACCTTAATGGAATTTCCTCATTAATCAGCTTTGTTTTCTTGATTATATATCTGTTTGTAATATTTTCCCATTACAGACTTTTAGGGGAAGTAGAAGGGAAAAAAATCTGGGTTATTTTTAATTTTATTGTAATATTCTCTGTATTTCTGGTCTTAGTTATGTATCAGTGGAAAACCCAAAAAGAAAGTTTTTATACCAGCTTTGGCGTACTGATTTTTTCTTTCTTATTTGAGTATTTCTATAGGCAGATAACAAGAAGAAAATTTATAAAAAGAACAGGATTTAAAGTGATTACTTCAAACCACTAA
- a CDS encoding NAD+ synthase: protein MKKLRLCLAQINSTVGDLKGNTQKIIDAIHEAQKHEVDIIAFPELAITGYPPEDLLLKPAFINKNLELLKKIAKESKDIISVVGFVDKQEDIFNAAAVLLNGQILTKYHKNFLPNYGVFDEVRYFQRGNEITLLNIEGYKIGLSICEDIWYPENPINIQAIEGAELVININASPYHIGKVREREDMLKVRARDNLISIAYVNLVGGQDELVFDGNSFVVGAGGEILAKGLAFQEDMVYCDIDLDSIFRKQLKDNRLRNLRAQYKREERVIEVFTDYKIKDKFEVIPQRIEMEQTEAEEIYSALVTGLRDYIKKNNFEKVVIGLSGGIDSSLTATIAVDALGKENVKGVLMPSQYTSKESIEDAEQLAKNLGIEIFTLPITEIFQKYLEELSPVFEGKKPDTTEENLQARIRGNLLMALSNKFGWIVIATGNKSEMSVGYATLYGDMVGGFAVLKDVYKTKVYELAQYRNSISPVIPERVLEKPPSAELRPDQKDEDELLPYVILDQIIYYYVEEDLPAEDITKLGFDKESVEKVIKMIDRNEYKRRQAPIGIRITKRGFGKDRRMPITNKYREI from the coding sequence ATGAAAAAGCTGAGATTATGCCTTGCCCAGATAAATTCTACTGTTGGAGACCTGAAAGGAAATACCCAAAAAATAATAGATGCAATCCATGAAGCACAAAAACATGAAGTAGATATAATAGCTTTTCCAGAGCTGGCTATAACAGGATATCCCCCTGAAGACCTATTACTAAAACCTGCTTTTATAAACAAAAATCTTGAGCTTTTAAAAAAAATAGCAAAAGAAAGTAAAGATATAATCTCAGTGGTTGGTTTTGTTGACAAACAGGAAGATATATTTAATGCAGCAGCTGTATTACTAAATGGTCAAATTCTCACAAAATATCACAAAAACTTTTTACCAAACTACGGAGTTTTTGATGAGGTTAGATATTTTCAGAGAGGGAATGAGATAACTCTGTTAAATATTGAAGGCTATAAGATTGGTCTTTCTATTTGTGAGGATATCTGGTATCCGGAAAATCCGATTAATATTCAGGCTATAGAAGGAGCAGAGCTTGTTATAAATATAAATGCTTCCCCGTATCATATCGGAAAAGTCAGAGAAAGGGAAGATATGCTCAAAGTTAGAGCACGGGACAATCTGATATCCATTGCTTATGTAAACCTTGTAGGTGGACAGGATGAGCTTGTTTTTGATGGAAATAGCTTTGTAGTCGGTGCAGGAGGAGAAATTCTGGCGAAAGGTCTTGCTTTTCAGGAAGATATGGTTTATTGCGATATTGACCTTGATTCAATTTTCAGAAAACAGCTTAAAGACAACAGGCTAAGAAACCTACGGGCACAATACAAAAGAGAAGAAAGAGTAATAGAAGTCTTTACGGACTATAAAATCAAGGACAAGTTTGAGGTTATCCCCCAGAGAATAGAGATGGAACAGACAGAGGCAGAGGAAATCTACTCTGCTCTGGTTACAGGATTAAGGGATTACATAAAGAAAAATAATTTTGAAAAAGTAGTTATAGGGCTCAGTGGAGGAATAGATAGCTCCTTAACTGCAACTATTGCCGTTGATGCCCTTGGAAAAGAAAATGTAAAAGGTGTGCTGATGCCTTCCCAGTATACATCTAAAGAGAGTATTGAGGATGCAGAGCAACTGGCTAAAAATCTTGGCATAGAAATTTTCACATTACCAATAACAGAGATATTCCAGAAATATCTGGAAGAATTATCCCCTGTATTTGAGGGAAAAAAACCAGATACTACAGAAGAAAATCTTCAGGCAAGGATAAGAGGAAATTTACTTATGGCTTTATCTAACAAATTTGGCTGGATTGTTATTGCAACAGGAAACAAATCAGAGATGAGCGTAGGATATGCAACTCTTTACGGAGATATGGTTGGTGGCTTTGCTGTCCTGAAAGATGTTTATAAAACAAAGGTATATGAACTTGCTCAATACAGGAACTCAATATCTCCTGTTATCCCAGAAAGAGTGCTGGAAAAACCACCTTCAGCAGAGCTTAGACCAGACCAGAAGGATGAAGATGAGCTGCTACCTTATGTAATCTTAGACCAGATAATCTACTACTATGTAGAAGAGGATTTACCTGCCGAAGACATAACAAAACTTGGATTTGATAAAGAAAGTGTGGAAAAAGTCATAAAAATGATAGACAGAAATGAGTATAAAAGAAGACAGGCACCAATAGGAATAAGAATAACAAAAAGAGGTTTTGGTAAAGACAGAAGAATGCCAATAACAAATAAATACAGGGAGATATAA